CATCGCCCATATGACTTCCCCTTATCGGGAAATTTTTCACCGCAAGGGCGTGGTCTTTCCGCCGCTCGACCATTTCCATGCCGGACGCGCGGTGGAAACGCCGCCGCAGAGGGACGGGCGGCCGCCCGTCGGCCCCGAAGGCTGGCTCGCTTTTCTCGACGACGTCGGCATCGAATGGACCGTGCTCTACCCGACGGTCGCGCTTTCCTATGGGAAGATCGTCAGCCTCGACTACGCGGTGGAGGTTTCGCGCGCGTACAACGACTGGCTCTATGACGCCTACTTGAAGTTCGACCCGCGCTTCAAGGGAATGGCGCTGATCCCGATGCAGGACCCGGAGGAAGCCGCCAAAGAACTCCGGCGCGCGGTCACCGAGCTGGGGATGTTGGGCGCGATGATGCCGTCCAACGGCCTCGCGCATCCGTTGGGCGCGAAGGCGTACTGGCCGGTTTACGCCGAGGCCGATCGCCTCGGCTGCTGCCTTGCGATCCACGGCGGCTGCCACGACCGCTTCGGCATGGACCACATGAACATGTACGTGCCCGTGCACGCGCTGGGCCATCCATGGGGGCTCACGGTCAGCTTCGCCGATATCCTTTATAACGGCATCTTCGACCGCTTCCCGCGCGTCCGGATCGCCTTCCTCGAAGGCGGCGTCGCCTGGCTCTTGCTCTGTATCGAACGGCTGTACGCGTCGCATGAAACCCACTTCCAGCATATTCCAGCGGGCCAGTTCGGAGTCCGGGAGGAGGAGGATCCGAAAAAGTATATCCTCAAACTGATCAAGCAGGACCGCGTCTTCCTCGGCTGCGAAACGGAGGAGCTGACGATGCCCTTCGCCGTCAAAGTCGTCGGCAACAAGCCGTTCCTGTACTCTTCCGACTTTCCGCACGAAGTCACGAACGAGAGCTGCAAGCGCGACATCGCCGAGCTGATGGAGAGCGGGGATATCAGCGAGGACGACAAGGCGGCGATTCTCTATCGGAACGCGGAGAGGTTTTACAAGCTCCCGCTTTAACGCAGGCCAATCCGTTAATCCAGTATTTCGGTACCATTTCGTCTATCCTCAATTCGCAAGAGACGGACTAAATTGCTTGATCTCGGGTGCATGTGACTATATTCTTGTTTGATTCCGGAATAAAATTACAGAAATGAAGATCAGCTCGATCAAAGGATTTGTCGACATTCTTCCCGGCGAGGTCGAGACCTGGCAATTCGTGGAGGAGCAGGCGCGCGAGCTCTTTGCGCTCTACAACTTTTCCGAGATCCGCATACCGATCGTCGAGAAGACGGAGCTTTTCAGCCGCTCGCTCGGCGAGACGACGGATATCGTCGAAAAAGAGATGTACACCTTCTCGGACCAGGACGCGAAAGGTTCGTCGTTGACTCTCAGGCCCGAAGGGACCGCGGGCGTGGTACGCGCCTACGTGGAAGGCGAGCTGTATCAGGTCGAGCCGGTGCGCAAGCTCTTTTACTTCGGCCCCATGTTCCGGCGCGAGCGGCCGCAAAAGGGAAGACAGCGCCAATTTTACCAGATCGGCGCGGAGGCGCTGGGGCGGGCGGATCCTGTGATCGACGCGGAGATTCTTCTCCTGCTGAGCGATTTCTTCTCGCGCGTCGGCCTGGAAGGCGTGACCCTGGAGCTCAATTCTCTCGGCTGCGTGCAGTGCCGTCCGGCCTACCGCTCTAAGTTGCTGGCGTTTTTGAAAGAGCTCGAAGGGAAGTTGTGCGAGAACTGCCGGCGGCGCATGGAGCGCAATCCGCTGAGGATCCTGGATTGCAAGGAAGAGTCATGCATCGAGGCGACGCG
The DNA window shown above is from Candidatus Binatia bacterium and carries:
- the hisS gene encoding histidine--tRNA ligase; this translates as MKISSIKGFVDILPGEVETWQFVEEQARELFALYNFSEIRIPIVEKTELFSRSLGETTDIVEKEMYTFSDQDAKGSSLTLRPEGTAGVVRAYVEGELYQVEPVRKLFYFGPMFRRERPQKGRQRQFYQIGAEALGRADPVIDAEILLLLSDFFSRVGLEGVTLELNSLGCVQCRPAYRSKLLAFLKELEGKLCENCRRRMERNPLRILDCKEESCIEATRDAPSILDYLCEACKEHFDSVRHLLGERGVAYQLNPRMVRGLDYYCRTTFEWTSDQLGSQNAVAAGGRYDGLVADLGGPPTPGVGFALGMERLVLLLGMRETRPAARPMLFLVWVGDAGRSWAFPAAHRLRRCGISVEMEGEKKSLKSQMRRADKLRAQYVLIVGDDELGKGIGQLRNMDTKEQSELKLDGLEEQLAAQLTANAK
- a CDS encoding amidohydrolase family protein — translated: MTSPYREIFHRKGVVFPPLDHFHAGRAVETPPQRDGRPPVGPEGWLAFLDDVGIEWTVLYPTVALSYGKIVSLDYAVEVSRAYNDWLYDAYLKFDPRFKGMALIPMQDPEEAAKELRRAVTELGMLGAMMPSNGLAHPLGAKAYWPVYAEADRLGCCLAIHGGCHDRFGMDHMNMYVPVHALGHPWGLTVSFADILYNGIFDRFPRVRIAFLEGGVAWLLLCIERLYASHETHFQHIPAGQFGVREEEDPKKYILKLIKQDRVFLGCETEELTMPFAVKVVGNKPFLYSSDFPHEVTNESCKRDIAELMESGDISEDDKAAILYRNAERFYKLPL